The genomic interval AGCCATCCTTGGCAGGCAGATCGCGCACATGACCGAAGGAGGCGAGCACTTTGTATCCCGAACCCAGATACTTGTTGATCGTCTTGGCCTTGGCAGGCGATTCCACCACTACAACATTCATGATGATTCTCTAAAAAACAGCTGCGCCGGCGTGGAAGCCAGCGCAACACGCAGTGCAACTTGGATACTGGCCTTCCGACATGGACAGGGAAATCGCCGCGGTCAAGGGGTTTGCTGCAATTTTACTTCTTGCATCTGGTGCAATCGAAACAAGAATCGTCATGAAAAATAACTCATGTGGTTCTCAACACGGAGGTCCTGCGTTCGCAAAGCCGCTCCTTCCTACCGCGCAAGCGTCAGTCGGAAAGCGAGACCAAACCTCCCTGATGCCGGTGCACCCTGCCTGATATATCGAGTTCCAGCAGGATAAGATAAACCGCGGACGCTGAAAGGCCGGTGTGGCGGATGACGTCGTCGATGTCGACAGGCGTCGGCCCAAGCGCCTCGATGACGCGGCTCCGGTCTGAATCGCCGGGCGGAATCGTTATTGCCTTGCTCTCATGTGCAGGTTCCTGCGCCATCGACGGGCGGAACAGGTCGGGTTGCGCGAGTGGCGCCAGGGCCTCGATGACATCGGCAGGTTCGGTGACGATCGAAGCGCCATCCTTCAGCAGTTCGTTGGTGCCGTGACAGCGCGGATCGAGCGGCGAGCCGGGCACGGCAAACACCAGTCGGCCGAACTCGCCGGCAAGGCGCGCCGTGATCAACGAGCCCGAACGCGTCGCCGCTTCGACGATCACCACGCCAAGCGCGATGCCGGCAATCAACCTGTTCCGGCGCGGGAAATCGCGGGCGCGGGGCTCCCAGCCGAAGGGCATTTCGCTCACCGCCAGGCCGTTGCCGCCGGTGATTTCTTCGATGAGGCCGATATTTTCCGGCGGGTAGGGCTTGTCGAGGCCGCCGGCAAGCGCTGCGATCGTGCCCGTGCCGAGGCTTGCCCGGTGCGCTGATGTGTCGATGCCGCGCGCCAGGCCGGAGACCACGGTATAACCCGCCTGGCCACAGGCGCGCGCCACCATCGCTGCGAATTTGGCGCCTGCGGCCGACGCGTTGCGCGAGCCGACGATGCCGACGGCCGGTCGTTTGGCGGCGGCAAGCGCGCCTTTGACGGCAAGGAGCGGTGGCGCGCCGTCGATCTGCTTCAGCGCCTGCGGATAATCCGGCTCGCCGATGCCGACGAAGCGGGCGCCGAAACGATGCGCCGCCTCCAGTTCCCGATGCGCCTCGGCCTCGCTGGCAATGCGGATGGCCCGCGTCGCGCCGCCGCGCGCCGAAAGCTCCGGCAAAGCCCCAAGCGCCGCCTCGGCCGAACCGAAGTGATTGATGAGATCGCGAAAGGTCGCGGGGCCGATATTGTCGGAGCGGATGAGGCGCAGCCAGGCAATTCTTTGCCGTTCGGTCAGCACAACGCCTTTCGATGCCGCGCTCAGCGCATCCATTATCCCTTCGCCCCGATCTTGCTTTCCGTTCCGCCCATCAGGCGTGAAATATTTGCCCTGTGCTTCCAGTAGGAGATGAGCGTCATGATCGCCATGACGGCCGCAACCTTTTCATTGCCCAATATCCACAGCGCAACCGGGGTAGCAAGCATGGCGACGAGCGCCGACAGCGAGGAGTAGCGAGTGGTGACGGCCACGGCCAGCCAGACGGCGGCGAAGAGCACGACCATGATCGGCGCGACGCCGAGCAGGGTGCCGATATAGGTGGCGACACCCTTACCGCCCTTGAAGCCGATCCAAACGGGGAAAAGATGGCCGATGAAGGCGGAGAAGCCGGCGATGATCGCCGCCTCCTCACCAAGGAAATAGCCGACGATCCAGGCGGCGGCCGAAGCCTTGAGCGCATCGAGCAGAAGCGTCGCCGCGGCGAGCTTGCGGTTTCCGGTTCTTAAGACATTGGTCGCGCCGATATTGCCGGAACCGATGCTGCGCACGTCGCCGAGGCCGGCGGCGCGGGTCAGGATCAGGCCGAAGGGAATCGAACCGAGGAGATAGCCGATGACGGCGGCGGCAAGCGCGATCGGCAGCGTGATCTGCCATGACATGAGATTGGATAACATATGTCCCCTCAGCCCTCCGTGGCTATCCTCAGCTCCAGCCCTTTTTCTCTGGGATGAATGGCGATGGTGTCGATCCTAAACTGCGTGGACAAGCTTTCCCGCGACATATGTCGCAACCGCTCGCCCGCTGAAGCGCGCATCCTCAAACGGCGTGTTCTTCGAACGGGAGAGAAGCATGTCTTTGGCGACAAGCCAAGGCTCATCGAGATCGATCAGCGCGATATCGGCCGCAGCACCCGGCTTCAGCGTGCCGGCGTCAAGGCCGAAAATCTCGGCCGGGCGGGTGGACATGGCGTCGATCAGCCGCATCAGACTGACCTGGCCGCCATGATGAAGCCTGAGGGCCGCCGCCAGCATGGTTTCCAGGCCGACGGCACCGTCGGCCGCCTCGCCGAAGGGCAGACGCTTCGTATCGACGTCCTGTGGGTCGTGCGAGGAGACGATGATGTCGATGGCGCCGCGTCCAAGCGCTTCGGCCATCGCCACCCGGTCGTCCTCCGGGCGCAGCGGCGGATAGAGCTTGAAGAAGGTACGGTATTCGCCGATGTCGTTTTCGTTGAGTGCCAGATTGTTGATCGAGATGCCCGAGGTCACCTTGGCGCCGCGGCTGCGGGCGCGTTCGATCGCCTCAACCGATTGGGACACCGAGATCATTGCGGCGTGATAACGTCCGCGCGTCAGTTCTGCGATCCTGAGATCGCGTTCGAGCGGGATGAGCTCGGCTTCCCGCGGAATGCCGGAAAGCCCCAGCCAGCTGGCTAAGAGCCCCTCATGCATGACGCCGTTGGCCCCAAGATATTTGTCTCGCGTCTCGCAGGAGATGACGGCACCGAATTCGCGGGCATAGGTCATGATCCGGCGCAGCACCTGCGTGTTATGGACGCTGGAGTGGGCGTCAGTGAAGGCGACGGCTCCCGCCTGCATCAGCAGACCGATCTCCGTCATCTCTTCGCCGGCGAGGCCCTTGGTGATAGCGGCTGCCGGATAGACGTTGACGGCAGCCGTATCCCGCGCCGTCTTCTTGACGAATTCGACGAGCGCGATGTCGTCGATGACGGGATCGGTGTCCGGCATCATGATGATCGAGGTAACGCCGCCGGCCGCCGCTGCCCGGCTCGCCGAGGCGATCGTCTCGCGGTGCTCGCCGCCGGGTTCGCCGATATGGACGCGCGCATCGACAAGGCCCGGCGTTGCGACGAGGCCGGCGCAATCGCGGATGACTGCGCCTTCCGGCGCGCCCTGGTTCTGCGCAGCGTGACCGGCGGCAAGGATCACCCCGTTTTCGGCGATGATCGTTCCCACCTCGTCCAGATTGCGCGAGGGATCGACGATGCGGACATTTTTGAGGACGATCGGACTGCTCATGCCATCATTCCATCGGTTCGTGGGCCCTGGTTCTGCGAGACGAGCAGTGTCTCCATGACCGCCATGCGCACCGCGACCCCCATCTCAACCTGTTCGGCGATTACACTTTGCGGACCGTCAGCGACTTCCGAGGCGATCTCGACGCCGCGGTTCATCGGGCCCGGATGCATGACCAGCGCATCGTCCTTCGCGGCCTTCAGCGTTTCGGCGTCGAGCCCGTAGAAATGGTAGTATTCGCGCACCGAGGGTACGAAGGCGCCCGACATGCGCTCGCGCTGCAGCCTGAGCATCATCACCACGTCAGCATCTTCGAGCCCATCTTTCATCGAATGGAACACCTCGACGCCCATCTCGGCAATGCCGGCGGGCAGGAGAGTCGCGGGCGCAACGACGCGCACGCGCGCCCCCATCGCATTGAGCAGCAGGATATTGGAGCGCGCCACCCGCGAATGCAGCACGTCGCCGCAGATCGCCACGATGATGCGCGAGAGCTTGCCCTTGGCGCGGCGGATCGTCAGCGCGTCGAGGAGCGCCTGCGTCGGATGTTCGTGCTGGCCGTCGCCGGCATTGACGACCGAGCAGGAGACCTTCTGGGCGAGGAGGGCAGCCGCCCCCGCGCTTGAATGGCGGATCACCAGCACATCAGGGCGCATCGCATTCAGCGTCATTGCCGTATCGATCAGCGTTTCGCCTTTTTTCACCGAGGAATTTCCGACCGACATGTTCATGACGTCGGCGCCGAGCCGCTTGCCGGCAAGCTCGAAGGAGGCCTGCGTGCGGGTCGATGCCTCGAAAAAGAGGTTAATCTGCGTTAGCCCGCGCAGCGTCGACGTCTTCTTTTCTCGCTGGCGGCTGATCTTGACGGCTTCGTCGGCCTTGTCGAGGAGATAGGTGATATCCTGCTCGGTGAGGCCCTTGATGCCAATGAGGTGGCGGTGGGGGAAAAAGACCATGACACTGCCTCTTGCTGTCTCTTGCGGGTCTATAAAGAGTGCTGCCCGTCGGGGCAAGCATGCGCTGTGGGCAAAGGCTTATGTCCCCATGCATTTTCGCCCGAATTCCGATAGAGCAGATGGGAGCGAATCATAACTTCCGGTTTCCCTTGCCGGGTTCTTGCACTAGAAGCGAATAATGACCTCCGCCAACCGGATTGACGACAAACTCGCAGAACTCAACCAGCCGAGCCTGTGGTCCGGCATCAATGCCTATCGGTCCGATCCGCTGATCGTCGATCTGACGGCGGCGCTGCCGCGCGGCATCCGCGAAGATCTGGAAAATATGGGCCGCTACGTCACCTCGCCGGAAGCGCAGGAGCTGGCGCGCATGGCAAACCAGGGTACGCCGCAGTTGCGCACCCACGGCCCGCGCGGTGAGCGCCTCGACGTCGTTGAATTCCATCCGGCCTGGCACGCGCTGATGCGCCGTTCCATGTCGGTTGGGCTGCATTCCTCCGTCTGGGATCCGCAGGCCGATACCGAAGCCAAGGATGACGCCCATAAGGTCCGCGCCGCGCGCTTCTATCTGACGGCCCAGCTGGAAGCCGGTCATCTCTGCCCGCTGACGATGACAAGCGCTTCGGTGGCTGCGCTGTCGGCTTCGCCAGCGGTGCAGAAAGATTGGGCGCCGAAGATCCTGTCGCGCAAATATGATTCGTCTAACCGGCCCGCCATGCAGAAATCCGCCGTCACCATCGGCATGGGCATGACGGAAAAGCAGGGCGGTACGGACGTCCGGGCCAACCGGAGTGCGGCCGAAAAGGTCAGCGAAGGTATCTACCGGCTCTCCGGCCACAAATGGTTCATGTCCGCGCCGATGAGCGATGCCTTCATCATGCTGGCGCAGACGAAGGAGGGCATGGGCTGCTTCCTCGTGCCGCGGCTTCTGGAGGATGGCTCGGCCAACGGTCTGCAGTTCCAGCGGCTGAAGGACAAGGTCGGCAATCGCTCCAATGCTTCTTCCGAGGTGGAATTCTCGGACACTTTCGGTTTTCTGCTCGGTGCCCCGGATGCCGGCATCCGCACCATCCTCGACATGGTGACGCTGACCCGCCTCGACTGCGCACTGGCGTCTTCGGGCATGATGCGCGCCTCTCTCGCCGAAGCCGTGCACCACACCCGCGGCCGCAGCGTCTTCGGCAAGATGCTCGTCAACCAGCCGATCATGACGCGCGTGCTGGCCGACATGGCGCTTGATATCGCTGCCGCGACGGCACTGTCCTTCCGTCTCGCCGATGCTTTCGACAAGGCGCGCGGCAATGCCGAGCAAGCTGCCTATGCCCGCGTCATGACCCCGGTCGCCAAATACTGGTGCTGCAAGATCGCGCCGGCCTTGATCTATGAAGCCATGGAATGCATCGGCGGCAATGGATACATAGAAGAGCGCCCGATCGCCCGCCATTATCGGGAGGCTCCAGTCAATGCCATCTGGGAAGGCTCCGGCAACGTCATGGCGCTCGACGTGCTGCGTGTGCTCAACCGCGGCAAGGACCTGTTCGAAACGGTTTTCTCAGGCCTTGCCCGCGACCTCGGTCC from Rhizobium lentis carries:
- a CDS encoding aspartate carbamoyltransferase catalytic subunit; its protein translation is MVFFPHRHLIGIKGLTEQDITYLLDKADEAVKISRQREKKTSTLRGLTQINLFFEASTRTQASFELAGKRLGADVMNMSVGNSSVKKGETLIDTAMTLNAMRPDVLVIRHSSAGAAALLAQKVSCSVVNAGDGQHEHPTQALLDALTIRRAKGKLSRIIVAICGDVLHSRVARSNILLLNAMGARVRVVAPATLLPAGIAEMGVEVFHSMKDGLEDADVVMMLRLQRERMSGAFVPSVREYYHFYGLDAETLKAAKDDALVMHPGPMNRGVEIASEVADGPQSVIAEQVEMGVAVRMAVMETLLVSQNQGPRTDGMMA
- the plsY gene encoding glycerol-3-phosphate 1-O-acyltransferase PlsY, which codes for MLSNLMSWQITLPIALAAAVIGYLLGSIPFGLILTRAAGLGDVRSIGSGNIGATNVLRTGNRKLAAATLLLDALKASAAAWIVGYFLGEEAAIIAGFSAFIGHLFPVWIGFKGGKGVATYIGTLLGVAPIMVVLFAAVWLAVAVTTRYSSLSALVAMLATPVALWILGNEKVAAVMAIMTLISYWKHRANISRLMGGTESKIGAKG
- the dprA gene encoding DNA-processing protein DprA, whose amino-acid sequence is MDALSAASKGVVLTERQRIAWLRLIRSDNIGPATFRDLINHFGSAEAALGALPELSARGGATRAIRIASEAEAHRELEAAHRFGARFVGIGEPDYPQALKQIDGAPPLLAVKGALAAAKRPAVGIVGSRNASAAGAKFAAMVARACGQAGYTVVSGLARGIDTSAHRASLGTGTIAALAGGLDKPYPPENIGLIEEITGGNGLAVSEMPFGWEPRARDFPRRNRLIAGIALGVVIVEAATRSGSLITARLAGEFGRLVFAVPGSPLDPRCHGTNELLKDGASIVTEPADVIEALAPLAQPDLFRPSMAQEPAHESKAITIPPGDSDRSRVIEALGPTPVDIDDVIRHTGLSASAVYLILLELDISGRVHRHQGGLVSLSD
- a CDS encoding acyl-CoA dehydrogenase family protein; this translates as MTSANRIDDKLAELNQPSLWSGINAYRSDPLIVDLTAALPRGIREDLENMGRYVTSPEAQELARMANQGTPQLRTHGPRGERLDVVEFHPAWHALMRRSMSVGLHSSVWDPQADTEAKDDAHKVRAARFYLTAQLEAGHLCPLTMTSASVAALSASPAVQKDWAPKILSRKYDSSNRPAMQKSAVTIGMGMTEKQGGTDVRANRSAAEKVSEGIYRLSGHKWFMSAPMSDAFIMLAQTKEGMGCFLVPRLLEDGSANGLQFQRLKDKVGNRSNASSEVEFSDTFGFLLGAPDAGIRTILDMVTLTRLDCALASSGMMRASLAEAVHHTRGRSVFGKMLVNQPIMTRVLADMALDIAAATALSFRLADAFDKARGNAEQAAYARVMTPVAKYWCCKIAPALIYEAMECIGGNGYIEERPIARHYREAPVNAIWEGSGNVMALDVLRVLNRGKDLFETVFSGLARDLGPAGKKTIDVLRAAIALCEQDEGAARLLVEQLALAAGAAELYRLGAGRIADAFIETRLAGGWRSTYGMLDSRFDASYIVDLLYPPAA
- a CDS encoding dihydroorotase, producing the protein MSSPIVLKNVRIVDPSRNLDEVGTIIAENGVILAAGHAAQNQGAPEGAVIRDCAGLVATPGLVDARVHIGEPGGEHRETIASASRAAAAGGVTSIIMMPDTDPVIDDIALVEFVKKTARDTAAVNVYPAAAITKGLAGEEMTEIGLLMQAGAVAFTDAHSSVHNTQVLRRIMTYAREFGAVISCETRDKYLGANGVMHEGLLASWLGLSGIPREAELIPLERDLRIAELTRGRYHAAMISVSQSVEAIERARSRGAKVTSGISINNLALNENDIGEYRTFFKLYPPLRPEDDRVAMAEALGRGAIDIIVSSHDPQDVDTKRLPFGEAADGAVGLETMLAAALRLHHGGQVSLMRLIDAMSTRPAEIFGLDAGTLKPGAAADIALIDLDEPWLVAKDMLLSRSKNTPFEDARFSGRAVATYVAGKLVHAV